A region of Kineosporia sp. NBRC 101731 DNA encodes the following proteins:
- a CDS encoding ABC transporter ATP-binding protein, whose amino-acid sequence MNALENRPSLQAAEVGAVRGVGKRYGKFTAVDEVSFSVRANTIYGLLGRNGAGKSTLMRMLAGHALPTAGSVTVHGENPFENDQITRRICFAAENQVYPDAFRVKDAMVAARLLYPDWDQAYADELVELFDLPARRRIGKLSRGMRSAVGIVTGLASRAALTMFDEPYLGLDATSRQLFYAQLIADYAENPRTIVLSTHLIDEVSDLLEHVLVIDRGRLVIDEEAEALRGRAISVSGPTDTVEKFTYAMTQLHEERLMGRSRITVLGDADDPQHARALGLDVETVSLQDLVVKSAMTGEKR is encoded by the coding sequence ATGAATGCCCTGGAGAACCGGCCGTCGCTGCAGGCGGCCGAGGTCGGTGCAGTGCGCGGGGTGGGCAAGCGGTACGGAAAGTTCACGGCCGTCGACGAGGTCAGTTTCTCGGTGCGCGCCAACACCATTTACGGTCTGCTCGGGCGTAACGGGGCCGGTAAGAGCACGCTGATGCGGATGCTCGCCGGTCATGCGCTGCCGACGGCAGGTAGCGTGACCGTGCACGGCGAGAACCCTTTCGAGAACGACCAGATCACCCGGCGCATCTGTTTCGCCGCCGAGAACCAGGTCTATCCCGATGCTTTCCGGGTCAAGGACGCGATGGTGGCGGCCCGTCTGCTGTACCCGGACTGGGACCAGGCCTACGCCGACGAGCTCGTGGAGCTCTTCGACCTTCCGGCCAGGCGCCGTATCGGGAAGCTCTCGCGGGGCATGCGCTCGGCGGTGGGCATTGTGACCGGACTGGCCTCGCGGGCTGCGCTGACCATGTTCGACGAGCCCTACCTCGGGCTGGATGCCACCTCGCGGCAGCTGTTCTACGCCCAGTTGATCGCTGACTACGCCGAGAATCCGCGCACGATCGTGCTTTCCACCCACCTGATCGACGAGGTGAGTGACCTGCTCGAGCACGTCCTGGTGATCGACCGGGGGCGGCTGGTGATCGACGAGGAGGCCGAGGCTCTGCGTGGGCGGGCCATCAGCGTGAGCGGGCCGACCGACACGGTGGAGAAGTTCACCTACGCCATGACCCAGCTGCACGAGGAGCGTCTGATGGGACGCAGCCGGATCACGGTGCTGGGCGACGCGGACGATCCCCAGCACGCCCGGGCCCTCGGTCTCGACGTGGAAACCGTTTCGCTGCAAGACCTCGTGGTGAAGAGCGCGATGACGGGAGAGAAGCGATGA
- a CDS encoding GntR family transcriptional regulator — translation MDEGRPIFLQIAEQLENAIVDGSLAEGAQAPSTTELAAFHRINPATAGKGVNQLVSDGILHKRRGIGMFVAEGARGVLTERRRQAFAEQFVVPLVTEARKLGFDAEELKNMIDKSGQGVTQEGKR, via the coding sequence ATGGATGAGGGGCGGCCGATCTTTCTGCAGATCGCCGAGCAGCTGGAGAACGCGATTGTCGACGGTTCGCTGGCCGAAGGGGCGCAGGCGCCGTCGACCACCGAGTTGGCGGCCTTCCATCGCATCAATCCGGCCACGGCCGGCAAGGGTGTCAATCAGCTTGTCTCCGACGGGATTCTGCACAAGAGGCGGGGGATCGGGATGTTCGTGGCCGAAGGGGCCCGGGGGGTTCTGACGGAACGGCGGCGTCAGGCGTTCGCCGAGCAGTTCGTGGTTCCGCTGGTGACGGAGGCCCGCAAGCTGGGGTTCGACGCCGAAGAACTGAAGAACATGATCGACAAGTCGGGGCAAGGCGTCACTCAGGAGGGGAAGAGATGA